The Leifsonia williamsii genome includes a region encoding these proteins:
- the flgK gene encoding flagellar hook-associated protein FlgK has protein sequence MSTFSGLNTAYTGLVAAKAGLDVVGQNLVNANTAGYTRQRVSTSGVSPLNSAGLFSGGVRPGQGVSIDGIQRLDDAALSARVRSTTALAGYSGTRADAIATLESSLNEPGANGLSTSLQKFWAAWGDVANQAGEEAPAGVLLGQAGSLVTQLAEGYRSVESQWSSLRTQAGGMADDLNTAATEVAELNGRIRAALASGTSANELMDRRDLLTTQIAKLGGGVVRPNEDGTVDVLLAGNALVSGTTANAVTLVGAQTLANAGGDPVRLEWAHRPGVAIALEGGSISGAVSTLAPADASGTGGVLAEAAAGYNAFAQTLAQRVNAVHSTGVTPTGATGLDFFAIDPTKPAALGLSVVPTSVGQIATSTPGAGGANGSVAQAIADLGSGTNAVDKQWTAFVVRIGVAGKTEQQQADLTALAATSATNAQLANSSVDLDEENMNMLAFQHAYQAASRVMSAIDEALDVLINRTGAGR, from the coding sequence ATGAGCACTTTCAGCGGTCTGAACACCGCCTACACCGGCCTGGTCGCCGCCAAGGCGGGCCTCGACGTCGTCGGGCAGAACCTGGTCAACGCGAACACCGCCGGCTACACCCGGCAGCGCGTCAGCACCTCCGGCGTCTCGCCGCTCAACTCGGCCGGCCTCTTCAGCGGAGGCGTGCGCCCGGGCCAGGGCGTCAGCATCGACGGCATCCAGCGCCTCGACGACGCCGCCCTGAGCGCCCGCGTCCGCAGCACCACCGCGCTGGCCGGCTACTCCGGCACCCGCGCCGACGCCATCGCGACGCTGGAGTCGTCGCTCAACGAGCCGGGGGCCAACGGCCTCTCCACCTCGCTGCAGAAGTTCTGGGCCGCCTGGGGCGATGTCGCCAACCAGGCGGGGGAGGAGGCGCCGGCCGGCGTCCTCCTGGGCCAGGCGGGCAGCCTCGTCACCCAGCTGGCCGAGGGGTACCGCTCGGTCGAGAGTCAGTGGAGCTCGCTGCGCACGCAGGCGGGCGGCATGGCCGACGACCTCAACACCGCCGCGACCGAGGTGGCCGAGCTCAACGGCCGCATCCGCGCCGCACTCGCCTCCGGCACCTCGGCGAACGAGCTGATGGACCGCCGCGACCTCCTGACCACCCAGATCGCGAAGCTCGGTGGAGGCGTCGTGCGCCCGAACGAGGACGGCACCGTCGACGTGCTGCTCGCGGGCAACGCGCTCGTCTCCGGCACCACCGCCAACGCCGTCACCCTCGTCGGCGCGCAGACGCTCGCGAACGCCGGCGGCGACCCCGTCCGCCTGGAGTGGGCGCACCGGCCGGGCGTCGCCATCGCGCTGGAGGGCGGCTCCATCTCGGGCGCGGTCTCGACCCTCGCCCCTGCCGACGCCTCCGGCACCGGGGGAGTGCTGGCGGAGGCCGCTGCCGGCTACAACGCGTTCGCCCAGACGCTCGCTCAGCGCGTGAACGCCGTCCACAGCACCGGCGTGACGCCCACGGGCGCCACGGGACTGGACTTCTTCGCCATCGACCCGACGAAGCCCGCCGCGCTCGGCCTCTCCGTCGTCCCGACCTCCGTCGGTCAGATCGCCACGTCGACGCCGGGGGCCGGGGGAGCGAACGGCAGCGTCGCTCAGGCCATCGCCGACCTCGGTTCCGGCACGAACGCCGTCGACAAGCAGTGGACCGCCTTCGTGGTCCGCATCGGCGTCGCCGGCAAGACCGAGCAGCAGCAGGCCGACCTGACCGCCCTCGCGGCCACCTCGGCCACCAACGCGCAGCTCGCCAACTCCTCCGTCGACCTCGACGAGGAGAACATGAACATGCTCGCGTTCCAGCACGCCTACCAGGCCGCGTCACGCGTCATGTCCGCGATCGACGAGGCGCTCGACGTGCTCATCAACCGCACCGGAGCCGGGAGGTAA